One segment of Gordonia terrae DNA contains the following:
- a CDS encoding DUF4189 domain-containing protein — protein MRSTRPGLTRRVTVFAASVAATASALVGTAVADPAPAHAYYDYYGALALSPSTGSVGRALDYGSYAAASAAATRVCPADDCRVVAQFVNGCGAIASSPSYWGYGTGSRLYTAQANALYYAGGGSIYYWGCTSGHG, from the coding sequence GTGAGATCCACCCGCCCGGGCCTGACCCGACGTGTCACCGTGTTCGCCGCCTCCGTGGCGGCGACTGCCTCCGCCCTCGTCGGCACCGCGGTCGCCGACCCGGCTCCGGCGCACGCGTACTACGACTATTACGGCGCGCTGGCGCTGTCGCCGTCGACCGGTTCGGTCGGCCGCGCCCTCGACTACGGGTCGTACGCCGCGGCCTCCGCCGCCGCGACGCGGGTCTGCCCGGCCGACGACTGCCGCGTCGTCGCGCAGTTCGTCAACGGGTGCGGCGCGATCGCGTCGTCGCCGAGTTACTGGGGATACGGCACGGGATCACGGCTCTACACCGCCCAGGCCAACGCGCTCTACTACGCGGGCGGCGGCTCGATCTACTACTGGGGCTGCACCAGCGGGCACGGCTGA
- a CDS encoding nicotinate phosphoribosyltransferase — translation MSIDNTALLTDQYELTMVAAALRHPVAHRQCVFEVFARRLPDGRRYGVVAGTGRVLDELAAFRFGDEEIAVVERFLDPDTVAWLRDYRFSGDIDGYREGELYFPGSPILTVRATFAEAVLLETLILSILNHDSAIASAAARMVSAAGSRPIIEMGSRRTHERAAVASARAAYIAGVAATSNLEAARRFGVPSAGTAAHAFTLGFTGPDGPDEKAAFAAQIEALGVGTTLLVDTYDITQGVRNAIEVAGPGLGAVRIDSGDLGVLARQVRAQLDDLGATETKIVVSGDLDEYAIASLRAEPVDTYGVGTSLVTGSGAPTAGMVYKLVEVDGLPVAKRASHKESRGGAKSAVRAARSSGTIVEEIVYRADGTRPAPNGLGFRDLQIPLVRGGTPVEALPTLADARAHLAAGLVSLPWEGLGLSHGDPAVPTRYELG, via the coding sequence GTGAGCATCGACAACACCGCGCTGCTGACCGATCAGTACGAACTGACGATGGTCGCGGCAGCGCTTCGCCACCCGGTTGCGCACCGCCAGTGCGTATTCGAGGTCTTCGCGCGCCGCCTCCCGGACGGTCGGCGCTACGGCGTCGTGGCCGGGACCGGCCGCGTCCTCGACGAGCTCGCGGCGTTCCGGTTCGGCGACGAGGAGATCGCCGTCGTCGAACGATTCCTCGATCCCGACACGGTGGCCTGGCTGCGGGACTATCGGTTCTCCGGTGACATCGACGGCTACCGCGAGGGCGAGCTCTACTTCCCCGGGTCGCCGATCCTCACCGTCCGAGCGACGTTTGCCGAGGCGGTCCTGCTCGAGACCCTGATCCTGTCGATCCTCAACCACGACAGTGCGATCGCCTCGGCCGCGGCGCGCATGGTCAGCGCCGCCGGGTCGCGGCCGATCATCGAGATGGGATCGCGGCGCACCCATGAGCGCGCGGCCGTCGCCAGCGCGCGTGCCGCCTACATCGCGGGCGTCGCCGCCACCTCGAATCTGGAGGCGGCGCGCCGCTTCGGCGTGCCCAGCGCCGGCACCGCCGCCCACGCGTTCACCCTCGGCTTCACCGGACCCGACGGCCCGGATGAGAAGGCCGCGTTCGCCGCACAGATCGAGGCGCTCGGCGTCGGCACCACACTGCTGGTCGACACCTACGACATCACCCAGGGCGTGCGCAACGCCATCGAGGTGGCCGGGCCCGGGCTCGGTGCCGTGCGCATCGACTCCGGCGACCTCGGTGTGCTCGCCCGACAGGTACGCGCACAGCTCGACGACCTCGGTGCGACGGAGACCAAGATCGTGGTCTCCGGCGATCTGGACGAGTACGCGATCGCCTCGCTCCGCGCCGAGCCCGTCGACACCTACGGTGTCGGGACCTCGCTGGTCACCGGTAGCGGGGCTCCGACGGCGGGGATGGTCTACAAGCTCGTCGAGGTCGACGGTCTGCCGGTGGCCAAACGGGCGAGCCACAAGGAGTCACGCGGCGGGGCCAAATCGGCCGTGCGTGCGGCCCGATCGAGCGGCACGATCGTCGAGGAGATCGTCTATCGCGCCGACGGCACCCGCCCCGCGCCGAACGGGCTCGGCTTCCGGGACCTGCAGATCCCGCTCGTCCGCGGCGGCACGCCCGTCGAGGCGCTGCCGACACTCGCCGATGCCCGCGCCCATCTGGCGGCCGGCCTGGTCAGTTTGCCGTGGGAGGGTCTGGGCCTGTCCCATGGAGATCCCGCGGTGCCGACCCGCTACGAACTCGGCTGA
- a CDS encoding ATP-dependent DNA helicase translates to MPNTPPVTDLLDAAVTALGGRRRDGQVAMASAVAHAIDTGEHLAVQAGTGTGKSLAYLVPAIRHAVESGRTVVVSTATIALQRQLIERDLPRLAKALKKPIGREPTFAILKGRGNYLCLNKIHSGTAEEPDTELFDPFELSRTGREVTRLREWSSDTETGDRDDLVPGVSDRSWRQVSVTARECLGAANCSYGEDCFAEQSRRRSGKVDVVVTNHALLAIHATSPANVLPEHDVVIIDEAHELVDRMTSVATDELSAASVALVARRCGKLVDEETADALLGAGEQLGELLDSAPMRQWTGLPADATAVLVMLRDRLWQARTAIGPVRMAGADDGAAAARSAALTSLEDMHDTVVRILGAFDEPDEAKRRDVVWASLDTSRRGAEPRPILHIAPLSVGGLLRASLFADATVILTSATLTIGGSFDALAATWGLPASGRGTDRPVTDETNVSDVTASGKAVPSDSGSARWTGLDAGSPFDYPRSAILYVARHLPRPDRSGIASRTMDEIAELVNSAGGRTLGLFSSMRAAREATDAIRDRTDHPVLCQGDDTTSTLVRRFADDPATCLFGTLSLWQGVDVPGPSLSLVLIDRIPFPRPDDPLLTARQRAVDARGGNGFLSVAANHAALLLAQGAGRLLRSVDDRGVVAVLDSRLATAGYGGYLLASLPPMWRTTDPAVVRSALARLTDPARSVG, encoded by the coding sequence ATGCCCAACACACCCCCGGTGACCGACCTGCTCGACGCTGCGGTCACCGCACTCGGCGGCCGTCGCCGCGACGGCCAGGTCGCGATGGCCTCGGCGGTCGCGCACGCCATCGACACCGGTGAGCACCTGGCCGTCCAGGCCGGCACCGGCACCGGCAAGTCGCTGGCCTACCTCGTGCCGGCCATCCGCCACGCCGTCGAGAGCGGCCGCACCGTCGTGGTGTCCACCGCGACGATCGCGTTGCAGCGTCAGCTCATCGAGCGCGATCTCCCCCGCCTGGCCAAGGCGCTGAAGAAGCCGATCGGCCGCGAGCCCACCTTCGCGATCCTCAAAGGTCGCGGAAACTACCTGTGCCTGAACAAGATTCATTCCGGAACCGCGGAGGAACCGGACACCGAGCTGTTCGACCCGTTCGAGTTGTCGCGGACCGGCCGGGAGGTGACGCGCCTGCGAGAGTGGAGCAGCGACACCGAGACCGGTGACCGCGACGACCTGGTCCCCGGCGTGTCCGACCGGTCGTGGCGGCAGGTCAGCGTCACCGCACGCGAGTGTCTCGGCGCGGCCAACTGTTCCTACGGCGAGGACTGCTTCGCCGAGCAGTCGCGCCGCCGGTCCGGCAAGGTCGACGTCGTGGTCACCAACCACGCCCTGCTGGCCATCCACGCGACGAGCCCGGCGAACGTCCTGCCCGAGCACGACGTCGTCATCATCGACGAGGCCCACGAACTCGTCGACCGGATGACCTCGGTGGCCACCGACGAGCTGTCGGCCGCCTCGGTGGCGCTCGTCGCCCGCCGGTGCGGGAAGCTCGTCGACGAGGAGACCGCCGATGCCCTGCTCGGCGCCGGTGAGCAGCTGGGTGAGCTGCTCGACTCCGCACCGATGCGCCAGTGGACCGGCCTGCCGGCCGACGCCACCGCGGTGCTGGTCATGCTCCGCGACCGACTGTGGCAGGCCCGTACCGCCATCGGTCCCGTCCGGATGGCCGGCGCCGACGACGGTGCGGCGGCCGCCCGATCGGCCGCGCTGACCTCACTGGAGGACATGCACGACACCGTCGTGCGGATCCTGGGTGCGTTCGACGAACCCGACGAGGCCAAACGACGCGACGTCGTGTGGGCGTCGCTGGACACCTCGCGCCGCGGCGCCGAACCCCGGCCGATCCTGCACATCGCGCCACTGTCGGTCGGCGGCCTCCTGCGGGCCTCGCTGTTCGCCGACGCCACGGTCATCCTCACGTCGGCGACTCTCACCATCGGCGGCTCCTTCGACGCCCTCGCCGCGACCTGGGGACTCCCGGCGTCCGGGCGCGGGACCGACCGTCCGGTGACGGACGAGACGAACGTCTCCGACGTCACCGCGAGCGGGAAGGCGGTCCCCTCGGATTCGGGTTCGGCCCGCTGGACCGGTCTCGACGCCGGCTCGCCCTTCGACTATCCGCGGTCGGCGATCCTCTACGTCGCGCGCCACCTCCCCCGGCCCGACCGCTCGGGCATCGCGTCGCGGACGATGGACGAGATCGCCGAACTCGTGAACTCCGCCGGCGGTCGCACGCTGGGCCTGTTCTCCTCCATGCGCGCGGCCCGCGAAGCCACCGACGCGATCCGCGACCGCACCGACCATCCCGTGCTGTGTCAGGGCGACGACACCACCTCGACCCTGGTCCGGCGGTTCGCGGACGATCCCGCGACCTGCCTGTTCGGCACGCTGTCCCTGTGGCAGGGGGTCGACGTGCCCGGCCCGTCGCTGAGCCTGGTCCTGATCGACCGCATCCCCTTCCCGCGTCCCGACGACCCGTTGCTGACCGCTCGACAGCGCGCGGTCGACGCCCGCGGCGGCAACGGGTTCCTGTCGGTGGCGGCCAACCACGCCGCCCTGCTCCTCGCCCAGGGCGCCGGCCGGTTGCTGCGTTCGGTCGACGACCGCGGTGTCGTGGCGGTCCTCGACTCCCGGCTGGCGACGGCCGGTTACGGCGGCTATCTGCTCGCGTCGTTGCCACCGATGTGGCGCACCACCGATCCCGCGGTGGTCCGGTCGGCGCTCGCCCGGCTGACCGATCCCGCTCGTTCGGTGGGCTGA
- a CDS encoding maltotransferase domain-containing protein, giving the protein MIGRMGIDDIAPLVSAGQQPAKAVVGEYFPVSTTAWREGHDALGVTLHVEAPRREAFDIRMVPAPEPDTFNAAFVPDAVGFWSYRIEAWSDPYATWRSAVIKKLDAGQGAADLANDIETGARVLDTAAGLVSGEDRELLLDAARQLRARRRRVENRVGLAISDEVVELLSAHPVRELVTKSRTYRVWVDRTRALFGSWYELFPRSTGGWDGEGNPVHGTFLTAAQDLPRVADMGFDVVYLPPIHPIGEVNRKGPNNTLVAGPDDVGSPWAIGSADGGHDAIHPLLGSEEDFEYFVGRARELGLEVALDLALQCAPDHPWAIEHPEWFTTQPDGTIAFAENPPKKYQDIYPLNFDNDRNGIYRAVLKVVLHWVGLGVDIFRVDNPHTKPPNFWEWLISEVKKRHPDVLFLSESFTRPARLYGLARLGFTQSYTYFTWKTLKWELEQFGREIADHADEARPNLFVNTPDILHASLQHGGPGMFALRAALAATLAPTWGVYSGYELYEHVAVTEGSEEYLNSEKYELRPRDYKAAASRGESLEPWITSLNEIRRRHPALQQLRNIHFHHVDNPSLIAYSKIDPVSGDRVVVIINLNPFGAEDSTVWLDLPKLGFEWYDHFSVRDEVSGEEYWWGQDNYVRLEPWRAVAHILALPPLDPAVAQQLALRIQ; this is encoded by the coding sequence GTGATCGGGCGCATGGGTATCGACGACATCGCACCCCTGGTGTCGGCGGGCCAGCAGCCAGCCAAAGCCGTTGTGGGAGAGTACTTCCCGGTCAGCACCACGGCCTGGCGCGAGGGGCACGACGCCCTGGGTGTCACACTGCACGTCGAAGCGCCCCGCCGCGAGGCATTCGACATCCGGATGGTCCCGGCCCCGGAACCGGACACCTTCAACGCGGCCTTCGTGCCCGACGCCGTCGGGTTCTGGTCCTACCGCATCGAGGCCTGGAGCGACCCCTACGCCACGTGGCGGTCGGCCGTCATCAAGAAACTCGACGCCGGACAGGGCGCGGCCGACCTCGCCAACGACATCGAGACCGGCGCGCGGGTGCTCGACACAGCCGCCGGGCTCGTCTCCGGCGAGGACCGCGAGTTGCTGCTCGACGCCGCTCGTCAGCTCCGGGCGCGCCGGCGCCGCGTCGAGAACCGGGTGGGTCTGGCCATCTCCGACGAGGTGGTCGAGTTGCTCTCCGCGCACCCCGTTCGCGAACTCGTCACCAAGAGCCGCACCTACCGGGTGTGGGTCGACCGCACCCGGGCGCTGTTCGGCTCGTGGTACGAGCTGTTCCCCCGCTCCACCGGCGGCTGGGACGGCGAGGGCAATCCCGTCCACGGCACGTTCCTCACCGCCGCCCAGGACCTGCCGCGCGTGGCCGACATGGGATTCGACGTCGTCTACCTGCCGCCGATCCACCCCATCGGCGAGGTCAACCGCAAGGGCCCCAACAACACGCTCGTCGCGGGACCCGACGACGTCGGTTCGCCGTGGGCCATCGGGTCGGCGGACGGCGGTCACGACGCGATCCATCCCCTCCTCGGCAGCGAGGAGGACTTCGAGTATTTCGTCGGCCGGGCTCGGGAACTCGGATTGGAGGTCGCGCTCGATCTGGCACTGCAGTGCGCGCCGGACCATCCGTGGGCGATCGAACACCCCGAGTGGTTCACCACCCAGCCCGACGGCACCATCGCGTTCGCGGAGAACCCGCCGAAGAAGTACCAGGACATCTACCCGCTGAACTTCGACAACGACCGCAACGGCATCTACCGCGCGGTGCTGAAGGTCGTCCTGCACTGGGTCGGGCTCGGCGTCGACATCTTCCGCGTCGACAATCCCCACACCAAACCGCCGAACTTCTGGGAATGGCTGATCAGCGAGGTCAAGAAGAGGCACCCGGACGTGCTGTTCCTGTCCGAGTCGTTCACCCGGCCGGCCCGGCTCTACGGCCTCGCACGACTCGGCTTCACCCAGAGCTACACCTACTTCACCTGGAAGACGCTGAAGTGGGAGCTCGAACAGTTCGGCCGGGAGATCGCCGACCACGCCGACGAGGCCCGTCCCAATCTGTTCGTGAACACCCCCGACATCCTCCACGCGAGCTTGCAGCACGGCGGACCGGGCATGTTCGCCCTACGCGCTGCCCTCGCCGCCACCCTCGCCCCGACGTGGGGCGTCTACAGCGGGTACGAACTCTACGAGCACGTCGCCGTCACCGAGGGCAGCGAGGAATACCTGAACTCGGAGAAGTACGAGCTGCGGCCCCGCGACTACAAGGCCGCGGCGAGTCGTGGCGAGTCACTCGAGCCGTGGATCACCTCGCTCAACGAGATCCGCCGACGCCACCCGGCGCTGCAGCAACTTCGCAACATCCACTTCCACCACGTCGACAACCCGTCGCTCATCGCCTACTCGAAGATCGATCCCGTCTCGGGCGACCGCGTGGTCGTGATCATCAACCTGAATCCGTTCGGCGCGGAGGACTCCACGGTCTGGCTCGACCTGCCGAAGCTCGGTTTCGAGTGGTACGACCACTTCTCCGTCCGGGACGAGGTCTCGGGCGAGGAGTATTGGTGGGGCCAGGACAACTACGTCCGCCTCGAGCCCTGGCGCGCGGTGGCGCACATCCTCGCCCTGCCGCCCCTCGACCCCGCCGTCGCACAGCAACTCGCCCTTCGGATCCAGTGA
- a CDS encoding P1 family peptidase has product MSTPGRPARAGNRITDIAGISVGHAHRVDDDARVAGSPAAPDGHGWATGTTVVRVSAPGAIAAVDVRGGGPGTRETDLLDPSNTVQTAHAIVLGGGSAYGLAAADGVMRALEADGVGLPLDDRGHVVPIVPAAVIFDLPVGAWDHRPDADFGAEAVRSAHTEFAVGCVGAGVGARAGALKGGVGTASVTIDAGPAAGITVGALMVANPVGAVIDPQTGLPWDLGEAELADLGLSRPSATDLDRLADLAAKQTVLNTTIGVVATDAVLDAPMTKRLAMAGHDGLGRAIRPAHSPLDGDTVFGIATGAVRPATPVPAPAGMHADVAVVAEVCRVAADVVQRAIVDAVLAAEPIASIPTYAQAAPSAFR; this is encoded by the coding sequence GTGAGCACACCCGGTCGACCGGCCCGCGCCGGCAACCGCATCACCGACATCGCAGGCATCTCCGTGGGGCATGCGCATCGCGTCGACGACGATGCGCGGGTGGCCGGGTCCCCAGCGGCGCCCGACGGCCACGGATGGGCCACCGGCACCACGGTCGTGCGGGTGTCGGCACCGGGCGCGATCGCCGCGGTGGACGTCCGCGGCGGCGGTCCCGGTACGCGCGAGACCGACCTGCTCGACCCGTCGAACACGGTGCAGACCGCGCACGCGATCGTGCTCGGCGGGGGGAGCGCCTACGGGCTGGCCGCCGCCGACGGCGTCATGCGCGCGCTCGAGGCCGACGGTGTGGGCCTACCGCTCGACGATCGGGGCCATGTGGTGCCCATCGTCCCCGCCGCGGTGATCTTCGACCTGCCGGTGGGTGCGTGGGATCACAGGCCTGACGCGGACTTCGGAGCGGAGGCGGTCCGGTCGGCGCACACCGAGTTCGCCGTCGGATGCGTCGGCGCAGGTGTCGGTGCCCGGGCCGGCGCGCTCAAGGGCGGGGTCGGGACGGCATCGGTGACGATCGACGCCGGCCCCGCGGCCGGGATCACCGTCGGTGCACTGATGGTCGCCAATCCGGTCGGTGCGGTCATCGACCCGCAGACCGGGTTGCCGTGGGATCTGGGCGAGGCCGAACTCGCCGATCTCGGATTGTCCCGTCCGTCGGCCACCGACCTCGACCGGCTCGCCGACCTTGCCGCGAAGCAGACCGTGCTCAACACGACGATCGGTGTCGTGGCGACCGACGCCGTCCTCGACGCCCCGATGACCAAGCGGTTGGCGATGGCCGGGCACGACGGTCTCGGGCGCGCGATCCGGCCGGCGCACTCGCCGCTGGACGGAGACACGGTCTTCGGCATCGCGACCGGCGCGGTCCGGCCGGCGACGCCCGTGCCGGCGCCCGCGGGCATGCACGCCGACGTCGCGGTGGTCGCCGAGGTGTGCCGGGTCGCGGCCGACGTCGTCCAGCGGGCGATCGTCGACGCGGTCCTCGCGGCGGAACCGATCGCATCGATCCCCACCTACGCGCAGGCGGCGCCGTCGGCGTTCCGATGA
- the clpS gene encoding ATP-dependent Clp protease adapter ClpS gives MAPDETRAHEATPGGTAVAEPEVADGAAGLDKPWMTIVWDDPVNLMRYVTFVFQKIFGYSESRANELMMQVHTEGRAVVSSGDRDKVEADVAKLHAAGLWATMQRDS, from the coding sequence ATGGCGCCTGACGAAACTCGTGCGCACGAGGCTACCCCCGGCGGTACGGCGGTTGCCGAACCAGAGGTCGCCGACGGCGCGGCGGGACTCGACAAGCCCTGGATGACGATCGTGTGGGACGACCCGGTCAACCTGATGCGGTACGTCACCTTCGTCTTCCAGAAGATCTTCGGCTATTCCGAGTCCCGGGCCAATGAACTGATGATGCAGGTCCACACCGAGGGCCGGGCCGTCGTGTCCTCCGGCGACCGCGACAAGGTCGAGGCCGACGTCGCGAAGCTGCACGCCGCCGGTCTGTGGGCCACGATGCAGCGGGATTCGTGA
- a CDS encoding DUF2017 domain-containing protein translates to MRTWKRKGRGDTMRIASQLDAHEAELLASMVTSMCELLTERADSAPHDDLATLTGISVGHSEAPDDVTLGRLLPDFHRPDQDDELSAEVVNGKLNSALRSVHEPQIIDAKLGAARVLLDTLPAGGGDLVLTPEEAAAWLTALNDVRLALGAMLGISEDTPDQLPPDHPHAAHLDVYHWLTVMQDLLVEALM, encoded by the coding sequence GTGCGCACCTGGAAACGCAAAGGGCGCGGCGACACGATGCGGATCGCATCGCAGCTCGACGCGCACGAAGCAGAACTGCTCGCATCCATGGTCACCTCGATGTGCGAACTGCTCACCGAGCGGGCCGATTCCGCGCCCCACGACGACCTGGCGACGCTCACCGGCATCAGTGTCGGTCACTCGGAGGCACCCGACGACGTCACCCTCGGGCGCCTCCTCCCGGACTTCCATCGCCCCGACCAGGACGACGAGCTCTCCGCCGAGGTCGTCAACGGAAAACTGAACTCGGCGCTGCGCAGCGTGCACGAGCCGCAGATCATCGACGCCAAGCTCGGTGCGGCCCGGGTGCTGCTCGACACGCTCCCGGCGGGTGGCGGGGACCTCGTCCTCACGCCCGAAGAGGCCGCGGCCTGGCTCACCGCGCTCAACGACGTCCGGCTCGCGCTCGGCGCGATGCTCGGCATCTCCGAGGACACCCCCGACCAGCTGCCGCCGGATCACCCGCACGCCGCGCATCTCGACGTCTACCACTGGCTCACGGTGATGCAGGATCTGCTCGTCGAAGCGCTGATGTGA
- a CDS encoding isochorismatase family protein — MSAERSDGTRPADALIVVDVQNDFCEGGALGVNGGAAVARAVTSILNEYRTVVATRDYHIDPGAHFSDEPDFVDTWPPHCRVGTDGVAFHREFDAGAAHEVFSKGEYSAAYSGFEGAAEDGSTLAAWLRERKVKSVDVVGIATDHCVRATALDAVEAGFRTRVLLNFTAGVAPETTSTALSALREAGVELVGDLLYDGSSRTG; from the coding sequence ATGAGCGCCGAACGCAGCGACGGCACCCGTCCCGCCGACGCGCTGATCGTCGTCGACGTGCAGAACGACTTCTGCGAGGGCGGAGCCCTCGGGGTGAACGGGGGCGCCGCGGTGGCGCGGGCGGTCACGTCGATCCTCAACGAGTATCGGACCGTCGTAGCGACCCGCGACTACCACATCGATCCCGGTGCGCATTTCTCCGACGAACCCGACTTCGTCGACACCTGGCCGCCCCACTGCCGCGTCGGCACCGACGGGGTGGCGTTCCATCGCGAGTTCGACGCCGGCGCCGCGCACGAGGTCTTCTCCAAGGGCGAGTACAGCGCCGCGTACTCCGGCTTCGAGGGTGCGGCGGAGGACGGCTCGACCCTCGCCGCGTGGCTGCGCGAACGCAAGGTGAAGTCGGTCGACGTCGTCGGCATCGCCACCGACCACTGCGTGCGGGCGACCGCCCTCGACGCGGTCGAGGCCGGGTTCCGCACCCGGGTGCTGCTCAACTTCACCGCCGGCGTCGCGCCGGAGACGACCTCGACGGCGCTGTCGGCGTTGCGGGAGGCGGGCGTGGAACTCGTGGGCGACCTGCTCTACGACGGGTCGAGCCGGACCGGATAA
- the glgB gene encoding 1,4-alpha-glucan branching protein GlgB, producing MTDRPDPPGLPDLPDPDATDHDLRRLAAQTHPDPHAFLGAHDAPGGTTILRTLRPDALSVSAVIGGVDHPMTRQTDDLWVVTVPMADLMDYRYRVVYPDSAGGTAEFVVADGYRFLPSLGEIDIHLFSEGRHESLWNALGARVTSYTTTDGEVNGTAFSVWAPNAHGVTVIGDFDAWTGRVAPMRKVGVSGVWEVFVPDVGDGTHYKFRVHGADGVIRDKADPMAFRTSTPPATASRVTVSEHVWSDDAWIARRERSAPEREPMSVYEVHLASWRQGLGYRELAHELAEYAVEKGFTHVEFLPVAEHPFGGSWGYQVTSYYAPTARFGTPDDFRYLVDHLHSRDIAVIVDWVPAHFPKDDWALARFDGTPLYEHADPMRGEQLDWGTYVFDFGRHEVRNFLVANALFWFSEFHIDGLRVDAVASMLYLDYSRPAGQWRPNVHGGRENLEAVQFLQETNATVHKHFPGVITVAEESTAWPGVTRMTDLGGLGFSFKWNMGWMHDTLDYLSRDQIHRSFHHHEITFSLVYAWSENFVLPLSHDEVVHGKGTLWTRMPGDSFAKAAGVRVYLAYMWSHPGKQLLFMGQEFGQTGEWADNRSLDWHQLEGWEGELHSGISALVTDLNRIYRSRPALYSQDTDPLGYEWIDANDTANNVISFLRYGTDGSVVACLFNLSGSDRSDYQVGLPSAGVWDEILNTDADAYSGAGRGNMGSVTADGPSYHGRPVSARVMLPANSAIWLVPRRDQPAASPRQ from the coding sequence GTGACCGATCGCCCTGATCCGCCGGGCCTGCCGGACCTGCCGGACCCCGATGCCACCGACCACGACCTCCGTCGGTTGGCCGCGCAGACCCATCCCGACCCGCACGCGTTCCTCGGTGCCCACGACGCCCCCGGCGGCACCACCATCCTGCGTACGTTGCGCCCGGACGCACTCTCGGTGTCCGCGGTCATCGGCGGCGTCGATCACCCGATGACCCGCCAGACCGACGACCTCTGGGTGGTCACCGTGCCGATGGCCGACCTGATGGACTACCGGTACCGCGTCGTCTATCCCGATTCCGCCGGCGGCACCGCGGAATTCGTCGTCGCCGACGGCTACCGCTTCCTGCCGAGCCTCGGCGAGATCGACATCCACCTGTTCAGCGAGGGCCGTCACGAGTCACTGTGGAACGCCCTCGGTGCGCGCGTGACGTCGTACACGACCACCGACGGCGAGGTGAACGGCACCGCCTTCTCCGTGTGGGCACCGAATGCCCACGGCGTCACCGTGATCGGCGACTTCGACGCCTGGACCGGACGGGTCGCGCCCATGCGCAAGGTCGGGGTCAGCGGCGTGTGGGAGGTCTTCGTCCCCGACGTCGGCGACGGCACCCACTACAAGTTCCGCGTCCACGGAGCCGACGGCGTCATCCGCGACAAGGCCGATCCCATGGCCTTCCGCACCAGTACCCCGCCGGCGACCGCGTCGCGGGTCACCGTGTCCGAACACGTGTGGTCCGACGACGCCTGGATCGCGCGCCGGGAGCGGTCGGCACCCGAACGTGAGCCGATGAGCGTCTACGAGGTCCACCTCGCGTCGTGGCGTCAGGGCCTCGGGTACCGCGAACTCGCCCACGAACTGGCCGAGTACGCGGTCGAGAAGGGCTTCACCCACGTCGAGTTCCTACCCGTCGCCGAGCATCCGTTCGGCGGCTCGTGGGGCTATCAGGTCACGTCCTACTACGCGCCGACGGCCCGCTTCGGGACGCCCGACGACTTCCGCTACCTGGTCGACCATCTCCACTCCCGCGACATCGCCGTCATCGTCGACTGGGTGCCGGCCCACTTCCCCAAGGACGACTGGGCGCTGGCCCGTTTCGACGGCACCCCGCTCTACGAGCACGCCGATCCGATGCGCGGTGAGCAGCTCGACTGGGGCACCTACGTCTTCGACTTCGGTCGCCATGAGGTCCGCAACTTCCTCGTCGCGAACGCCCTGTTCTGGTTCAGCGAATTCCACATCGACGGTCTGCGCGTCGACGCCGTCGCCTCGATGCTGTACCTGGACTACTCGCGCCCGGCCGGGCAGTGGCGCCCCAACGTCCACGGCGGCCGCGAGAACCTGGAGGCCGTGCAGTTCCTCCAGGAGACGAATGCGACCGTCCACAAACACTTTCCGGGCGTGATCACGGTCGCCGAGGAGTCGACCGCCTGGCCGGGCGTGACCCGCATGACCGATCTCGGCGGGTTGGGTTTCAGCTTCAAATGGAACATGGGCTGGATGCACGACACCCTCGACTATCTGTCGCGCGACCAGATCCACCGGAGCTTCCACCACCACGAGATCACCTTCTCGCTGGTGTACGCGTGGAGCGAGAACTTCGTGCTGCCCCTCTCCCACGACGAGGTCGTGCACGGCAAGGGCACGCTGTGGACGCGGATGCCGGGCGACTCGTTCGCCAAGGCCGCGGGTGTGCGGGTGTACCTCGCCTACATGTGGTCGCACCCGGGTAAGCAGTTGCTGTTCATGGGACAAGAGTTCGGGCAGACCGGCGAGTGGGCCGACAACCGCAGTCTGGACTGGCATCAGCTGGAGGGCTGGGAGGGCGAACTGCATTCCGGCATCTCGGCTCTCGTCACCGACCTGAACCGAATCTACCGCTCGCGACCCGCGCTGTACTCGCAGGACACCGACCCACTCGGCTACGAGTGGATCGACGCCAACGACACCGCGAACAACGTGATCAGCTTCCTGCGATACGGCACCGACGGCTCGGTCGTCGCCTGCCTGTTCAACCTCAGCGGTTCCGATCGCTCCGACTATCAGGTCGGGCTGCCGTCGGCGGGCGTCTGGGACGAGATCCTCAACACCGACGCCGACGCCTACAGCGGCGCCGGACGCGGCAACATGGGGTCGGTCACGGCGGACGGTCCGTCATATCACGGACGTCCCGTGTCGGCGCGGGTCATGCTGCCCGCCAACTCGGCGATCTGGCTGGTGCCGCGGCGGGACCAGCCCGCCGCCTCACCCCGTCAGTAG